The Linepithema humile isolate Giens D197 chromosome 7, Lhum_UNIL_v1.0, whole genome shotgun sequence genome has a window encoding:
- the LOC105670004 gene encoding E3 ubiquitin-protein ligase TRAIP-like isoform X1, with protein MVILCNICHDRLISSAEVSFTNCGHVFHLQCINQWLNRAPTCPQCRETITKKRIHRVYLTYLNETTSNSTEDLSTEDLKQRIDNLNFQILLKDTNIEHFTSKNAALEKQNAELRQEVRNVESEINKKNSKIYDLKEKIIHLNELSSQYKVLEEQLSNTKKKLDEFQRIKQTISDDTLKDVMKIVEETKNPKLINYICAMKKTMIENENKITNFQYNLKWQSKFYDKERKELLHLKQYIKSCKNEKLCLQNRIYDLEELLKNSEQNCIIKSNSQRNSNNRSLGTPQPKKNIYNQTDTRQETENQNDLLSPSWIEVVTDMNEEERTLDTTLDKCPSSIKKAKLSLQSGNDSSEINNMITHDGNISSMDMQSKKKKLKCELCNQGDTKRNKTF; from the exons ATGGTTATTCTCTGTAATATATGTCATGATCGTTTAATATCATCCGCCGAAGTCTCTTTCACTAATTGTGGACATGTATTTCATTTACAGTGCATAAATCAGTGGCTGAACAG AGCTCCAACGTGTCCGCAATGTCGTGAgacaataacaaaaaaaagaatccaTAGAGTTTATCTTACATATTTGAACGAAACAACTTCAAATTCTACAGAGGATTTGTCAACAGAGGATTTGAAACAAAGAATTGACAAtttaaactttcaaattttactGAAGGACACAAATATCGAACATTTTACTTCAAAAAATGCAGCTCTGGAAAAGCAAAATGCTGAGCTTAGGCAGGAAGTAAGAAACGTGGAAAgtgagataaataaaaaaaattctaaaatttatgatttgaaggaaaaaataatacatttaaatgaaCTTTCCTCACAATATAAAGTTCTAGAGGAACAATTGTCTAACACAAAAAAGAAACTGGATGAATTTCAAAG aataaaacaaacaatATCAGATGATACTCTTAAAGATGTCATGAAAATTGttgaagaaacaaaaaatccaaaattaattaattacatttgtgCTATGAAAAA GACGATGATTGAGAAcgagaataaaataacaaattttcaatataatttgaaatggCAATCTAAGTTTTATGACAAAGAGCGAAAAGAATTact gcatttaaagcaatatataaaatcttgtaaaaatgaaaaattatgtctACAAAATCGTATTTATGACCTAGAAGAGTTGCTTAAAAATTCAGAGCAAAactgtattataaaatctaacaGCCAAAGAAACTCAAATAATCGGTCTCTTGGTACACCAcaaccaaaaaaaaatatttacaatcag ACTGATACAAGACAAGAAACTGAAAATCAAAATGATTTACTGTCGCCTTCATGGATAGAAGTAGTTACTGATATGAACGAAGAAGAACGTACATTAGACACTACACTTGACAAATGTCCAAGTAGTATAAAAAAAGCGAAACTCAGTTTGCAATCAGGCAATGATAgcagtgaaataaataatatgattactCATGATGGAAACATCTCAAGCATGGATATGcaatcaaaaaagaaaaaattgaag
- the LOC105670004 gene encoding E3 ubiquitin-protein ligase TRAIP-like isoform X2: protein MVILCNICHDRLISSAEVSFTNCGHVFHLQCINQWLNRAPTCPQCRETITKKRIHRVYLTYLNETTSNSTEDLSTEDLKQRIDNLNFQILLKDTNIEHFTSKNAALEKQNAELRQEVRNVESEINKKNSKIYDLKEKIIHLNELSSQYKVLEEQLSNTKKKLDEFQRIKQTISDDTLKDVMKIVEETKNPKLINYICAMKKTMIENENKITNFQYNLKWQSKFYDKERKELLHLKQYIKSCKNEKLCLQNRIYDLEELLKNSEQNCIIKSNSQRNSNNRSLGTPQPKKNIYNQTDTRQETENQNDLLSPSWIEVVTDMNEEERTLDTTLDKCPSSIKKAKLSLQSGNDSSEINNMITHDGNISSMDMQSKKKKLKVRLLLLLFMVLRVV from the exons ATGGTTATTCTCTGTAATATATGTCATGATCGTTTAATATCATCCGCCGAAGTCTCTTTCACTAATTGTGGACATGTATTTCATTTACAGTGCATAAATCAGTGGCTGAACAG AGCTCCAACGTGTCCGCAATGTCGTGAgacaataacaaaaaaaagaatccaTAGAGTTTATCTTACATATTTGAACGAAACAACTTCAAATTCTACAGAGGATTTGTCAACAGAGGATTTGAAACAAAGAATTGACAAtttaaactttcaaattttactGAAGGACACAAATATCGAACATTTTACTTCAAAAAATGCAGCTCTGGAAAAGCAAAATGCTGAGCTTAGGCAGGAAGTAAGAAACGTGGAAAgtgagataaataaaaaaaattctaaaatttatgatttgaaggaaaaaataatacatttaaatgaaCTTTCCTCACAATATAAAGTTCTAGAGGAACAATTGTCTAACACAAAAAAGAAACTGGATGAATTTCAAAG aataaaacaaacaatATCAGATGATACTCTTAAAGATGTCATGAAAATTGttgaagaaacaaaaaatccaaaattaattaattacatttgtgCTATGAAAAA GACGATGATTGAGAAcgagaataaaataacaaattttcaatataatttgaaatggCAATCTAAGTTTTATGACAAAGAGCGAAAAGAATTact gcatttaaagcaatatataaaatcttgtaaaaatgaaaaattatgtctACAAAATCGTATTTATGACCTAGAAGAGTTGCTTAAAAATTCAGAGCAAAactgtattataaaatctaacaGCCAAAGAAACTCAAATAATCGGTCTCTTGGTACACCAcaaccaaaaaaaaatatttacaatcag ACTGATACAAGACAAGAAACTGAAAATCAAAATGATTTACTGTCGCCTTCATGGATAGAAGTAGTTACTGATATGAACGAAGAAGAACGTACATTAGACACTACACTTGACAAATGTCCAAGTAGTATAAAAAAAGCGAAACTCAGTTTGCAATCAGGCAATGATAgcagtgaaataaataatatgattactCATGATGGAAACATCTCAAGCATGGATATGcaatcaaaaaagaaaaaattgaag